The Candidatus Cloacimonadota bacterium genome window below encodes:
- the rplS gene encoding 50S ribosomal protein L19, translated as MDILQQIGRDQIRTDFPEYRVGDTVKVHYKIKEGSKERIQVFQGIVIQKRGVGVSKSFTVRKVSSGVGVERVFPQNSPNIDKLEIIRHGQVRRAKLFYLRQAKGKAGRIKERRRFTA; from the coding sequence ATGGATATTCTGCAACAAATAGGCAGAGACCAAATCAGAACCGACTTTCCGGAATACCGAGTTGGAGACACCGTGAAAGTCCATTATAAAATAAAAGAAGGCAGCAAGGAACGTATCCAGGTTTTTCAGGGTATCGTGATCCAAAAACGTGGAGTTGGCGTTTCCAAATCCTTCACCGTACGAAAAGTTTCAAGTGGCGTGGGAGTGGAAAGAGTATTTCCCCAAAACTCACCCAATATCGATAAGCTTGAAATTATACGCCATGGCCAAGTTCGCAGAGCGAAGCTCTTCTATCTGCGTCAGGCTAAGGGAAAAGCGGGGAGAATCAAAGAACGCAGAAGATTTACCGCTTAG
- a CDS encoding KH domain-containing protein, whose translation MKDLIEFMVKALVDDPSEVSITEITGGKVTIFELRVAKTDIGKVIGKRGRTAGAIRTIINAVSTKQGKRAELEIIE comes from the coding sequence ATGAAAGATCTCATTGAATTCATGGTTAAAGCTCTTGTGGACGATCCCAGTGAAGTGTCAATCACCGAGATCACTGGTGGTAAGGTAACAATATTTGAACTTCGTGTAGCTAAAACCGATATAGGAAAGGTAATAGGGAAACGAGGACGTACAGCTGGAGCTATCCGCACAATTATTAACGCAGTATCTACCAAGCAAGGAAAGCGCGCCGAACTGGAAATCATTGAGTAA
- the trmD gene encoding tRNA (guanosine(37)-N1)-methyltransferase TrmD translates to MKIDVLSLFPEAFTSFLGTSIVSRAIQKKAIVVELDDIRAYSTDKHHCVDDYPYGGFAGMVATPQPLWDAIQAKLKAGPAPVIYFTPQGRRLDQKILLNYASESHLILVCGHYKEIDQRIRRLAVSDEISLGDFVLSGGELAAQVFIDGLARLQEGVLSDIESAKSDSFYYGKLGFPCYTRPEQFMGQQVPAVLREGNHAKIEQWAVAQAELLTKIRRPDLCEHNPKGNK, encoded by the coding sequence ATGAAAATTGATGTATTAAGCCTCTTTCCGGAGGCATTTACCAGTTTTTTGGGTACCAGCATTGTATCTAGAGCAATCCAAAAAAAAGCGATAGTAGTGGAATTGGATGATATCCGGGCTTATAGCACGGATAAACACCATTGTGTAGATGACTATCCTTACGGTGGATTTGCCGGTATGGTGGCTACTCCTCAACCGCTTTGGGATGCAATTCAAGCCAAATTGAAGGCAGGTCCTGCTCCGGTTATTTACTTTACACCGCAGGGAAGACGGTTAGATCAGAAGATTTTGCTCAATTATGCCAGTGAATCACACTTGATTCTAGTATGTGGGCATTACAAAGAAATAGATCAGCGCATACGCCGTTTAGCGGTAAGTGATGAAATATCTTTGGGAGACTTTGTGCTAAGTGGTGGAGAACTGGCGGCACAAGTGTTTATTGATGGACTGGCAAGATTGCAAGAGGGTGTATTGAGTGATATCGAAAGTGCAAAAAGCGATTCTTTTTATTATGGCAAGCTTGGATTTCCGTGTTATACCCGACCAGAACAATTTATGGGACAACAAGTTCCTGCAGTGTTAAGGGAAGGGAATCACGCAAAAATTGAACAATGGGCAGTAGCCCAAGCAGAACTTTTAACTAAAATCCGCAGACCGGATTTATGTGAACATAACCCTAAGGGAAATAAGTAA